The Meriones unguiculatus strain TT.TT164.6M chromosome 6, Bangor_MerUng_6.1, whole genome shotgun sequence genomic interval ATATCCTCTAGAGTGAGTCTAGCCATTCCAGAGACCCCGGGACCACTTGCAGTTAGGGCAGAATTGGATACAACCAGTTGGGAGAGGTGGCAGGATACTCAGGTGAGGGTCCTCCCACCTCCTTCTGTGAATGAACACCCACAGTCAGCGAGCCTAGCTCTAATGACCTTTGGAGAGCAGGCTCAGCTGAATTCCTGAAGATGGTGGCAGTGTGGCTCAGAGGCTAGTCCTGTATAACACAAGTGCAGATTACAAGAAGTAGATCAAAATGTAGTGGTTCTATACAAATATTGTGATAACTCCTAATcccagcagagaggcagaggcgggtgaatctgtgagctccaggctaacATCGTCTATAGAGAGAGtcctgggacagccaaggctctacagagaccgtgtctcaaaacgaaaacaaaacaatacaaataaataaaaaaagaacgaACCACAGCAACTTGCAACATGAATGGATTATAAAATAAGCTAATGCATACAACCACTACAATAAGGCCAGAAAAAGAAACCATAAGATTGGAAAAGAGATAAAAACTTATGTACAGATGACATAATTATGCACAAACTATTAAAATAATCAGTGAATTGGCAAGATTAAGGGATACAAACCCAATAAACTAAAAGTAATTACTTAAATGTGCCAGCAAGAGCAGCACAAATGCCAGTTTCTgtctcttgaatgctggaattaaccTCTATTCCTGGGATTTTGATAtgtaaagttttttgttttttgttttttttttttcctgtgtggtgGTACAGTTTTCCAGAGAAGCAGTCCAAGACTAGAGTTCTTTTTGTagaaggattttattttatttaaaaatatttacatatatgtcatttatgtgtatgtatggctTATAGGCACCCTCTGCACAGAAACCCatgcaggccagaggagggtggcATATCACCTGGCACTTTAGTTACCCGTGAGCTACCTGATATGGGTTCTGAGAAGCAAACTTGAGTTTGGGCCTAGCCTGGAGTATGCCGTgcattccaggtcagcctgggccacaaaCAAAACATACATGATTGCTTGTGCTTAAAAAAAGGGGAAATTGAGAGAATTTGCAATCTAAAACCAGTAATGTGGTGTGTAGCCTCCCTGTTCTCAGGTGTGGTGTACCTGTTCTGAGAGGAATACATATTGGGGAATTGCTTTTCAATGTGGAGTGTCAAGTGAAAATTTCAAGGCTTGGGGGGAAGCGATTGTTTGGAAAGATTTTACAAGGCACTATttccatgttatttttattattccttagatTTCTGCTCCTAATGAATTTGATGTTATGTTTAAGCTGGAAGTCCCCAGAATTCAGCTACAAGAATATTATGACAGTGGTGCTTTTTATCTTGTGAAGTTCAAAAGAATTCCACGAGGAAATCCTTTTGGTCATTTTTTAGAAGGGGAAATATTATCAGCTACCAAGATGTTGTCAAAGTTTAGGAAAATCATTAAAGAAGAAGTTAAAGAAATCAAAGGTGAGATTTTTGGTTTTGCAGATCTGCCTTACTGCTCATATACATTCCTCTTCTCAATTTTGAGTTCCTATCAGCCTGCCCTATCTGtatttctccatctctctccccagCAGCTCTCCCACACCCCATCTGTGGGCACTCCCAGAAGTCTTTCCTTGGAGCAGTCTGCTGCCCACTCCCAAAGCTCCCTGAACTGACCACACTACCTGCCCTGGAACTGTTTCCACATGGggtataacccctaagaaaatagaagcagtcatcaaaagtccccccACCAAAaggagctcagggccagatggttttagctcagaattctaccacactttcaaagaagagctactaCCAAACTCCCCAAAAtattccacaatatagaaacagaaggaacactgccaaactcattctataaagtcaccctgatacttaaacctcacaaaagactcaacaaagagaatttcagaccaatctccctcctgaacattgatgcaaagatattcaataaaatactcacaaactgaatccaagaacacatcaaatacatcatccccTATGGCCatgtaagcttcatcccaggcatgcagtggtggttcaacatatgaaaatacatcaatgtaatccaccatagaaacaaactgaaagaaaaaaaaaaaaaacaaaacaacacattatcatctccttagatgctgaaaaagcatttgacaaaatttaacacacgttcatgtttaaagttttgaagagatcagggatacaaagcacgtatctaaacatagtaaagacaatatacagcaaacctatagccaacatcaaactcaatggagagaaacttaaatcaattccactgaaaccagggacaaggcaaggctgcccactccctcctaatcttttcaacatagttcttgaattcctagctagagcaataagacaactaaaggagatcaaggggatacaaattgaaaaggaagaagtcaaagtatcactatttgcagatgatatgatagtatacataagtgaccccaaaagttctaccagagaactccttcagctgataaacaccttcagctaaATAGCTGGATtcaatattaactaaaaaaaaactgaagccctcctgtatacaaaagacaaatgggccgaggaagaaattagggaaacaacacccttcacaatagccacaaataacagaaagtaccttggtgtgactctaaccaagcaagtgaaagacctgtatgagaaaagcttcaagtctctgaagaaagaaattgaagaaaaatctaaatgaaaattcAATTACAGCATTTCTGTCGTGACAACtttggagtttttgtttctttaaaaaacactgaACTACACTAAACCTAATTCCTTTCATGAGAAagttttttgttaattttttttcataaaaatgactcattgaatttctttttaaagataatttccatCTCCCAAATCCTTTTGAGCTTTCAGTTAAGTAGCATCTGTAATTTGACTGTAAAATTTCCAACTCCATCTACATTTGCTCATCTCAGGATCTCACGCTAGCAACATTCCTAAGTGGATGAATAAATCATTAGCAatttgttccaaaaaaaaaaaaaaaaacaaaaaacaaaacaaacccacagaAATGTTATACAAGTgtgtttcattttaatcccaggtttaGGAGATGTGAGATTGCTTCGGACTGTCCGCAGCAGCTGATaggatttgcctcgtgctctagccgAGTCATGGTTTCGCCAggtgcagatagtttctgcaattgtgtgatgtttggaattctgggaacttttcagagtgtatataaatgctagagccacGATAGGCATGGTTGGTGGTCTTCAGGCAGGGTTTGTTTGCTGTTAGTCATgcttaaacaaaatgaaaaaatagattcagggatctctctctgtctccctttcaccctctccccctttcccttccttcctcccttctgttCTTCTTGATCTTACCTAGTGATAGGTAAAATGAgaatggtggtggaggtggtggtggtggtggtaaaggactggaaaaaagAACCCACGAAGTTGCTGGTCTTTGTACCTACATACTCCCAAACTCAAAGACTTTAGGAATACTTCCTCATAGGTCCTTGATAGAATCGTGACCACATCAACAGATAGTAACTTGGTTACATGGTAAAACACTGTCCCGTGGGGTGTAGTTCTGCATTGGGGCTAATGTTAATTAGAGCTTAGGGTATGGATTTTAAATTACGTTCTGTTAATTTCTCATATTTCCAGAGAAAATGGATCAACCTTTTCTTTGCTTCAATATGTGTAAACAGATATAGATGTCACTGTGGAGGAGGAAAAACCAGGAAGCCCTGCTGTAACACTTCTAATCAGGAACCCTGAAGAAATATCTGTGGATATAATTCTGGCTTTGGAATCAAAGGGCAGCTGGCCTGAGAGTACCAGAGAAGGACTACCCATCCAAAGCTGGCTTGGCACAAAAGTTAGGACCAATCTAAGAAGAGATCCATTTTATCTTGTACCCAAGAATGCAAAACATGGAAAAGGTTTTCAAGGTTTGTTAAATGTAAAGGTGAATGGGAAGGATATAAAAGGTCATTAGTGTCATGTGCAAAGACAGTAAGAGATCAACAGTCCACTGATGTGCTGGCATTTGAGAGCTGTCAGGGTAAACAGGCCACAACATGAGTGTGGCCAGCTCGAACTGAGAAAAGTGTGTCTGTTGTACTTGAGAGGGAGccggcagaggcaggaagaacaggagtGTCAGGCTGTCTTTGATACATAGGGAGTTGCAGGCTGAGCTGGgcttcatgagaccctgtctcaaaataattccCAAACCACAGCAAACAGTAATTACTTCACTTTCAAATGTCTACCGTTCAGTGCACCTaaaacattgtttctttctaagtgaagTGCTGCCTTGGACGCAGACTGTCGTGGTTCTGCACCCTGGGGCTTCTCTTTGACTAGCTGTGTAACCTTGTGCTGGTTTTAAAGCCTCTTTAAACTTGTGTAGCAGCTCAGCTGTGCAAATCAAAGCTTCTTGAAAGATGCCATCGGAGAGGCAAAATATTAACGGAATAAATGTAGCACAACAAAGAGATAATATGTCTGATCTTGGCTAAGTATATTAGGTCCTGCTGTCTGAATTTCCCCATTTAAGCCTACTTTGCTGTAGTTTTTACTTTAATAATTACTTTGTCTATCTGTTCACTTCTTTTGGTCTGTCTTCTAAAATATCTTCAGGATGATAATTTAGTATAGGGTCAAAATTTAGATATTGTTTACATGTGGCTGCTTTTTGTAGAATAACTTTCTGTTGTCTGAAACATAGGACAGACATGGCGCCTCTCTTTTTCTCATActgaaaaatacattttgaatAATCATGGGACAGAGAAAAAATGTTGTGAATCGGGTGGAGTGAAATGTTGCAGGTAATGTCCTTATTTTTGTAATGGCAAATTACCTATGATATTAACATTTAACCCTTACTTGTGCCATAGCTCAGATGTAAGCATGATTATTGCTAGGTTATGTTGGGAGAAGGGtgcttctgggataattttgGGTAGAGAgcaagggggaaggagagacagaagaagaaaagaaggcagaggagggatattttattatatacagattatttataatatatacttacatatgtaGGCAtgtatacatagatacatacacaccTATAGTAtactttttgggggtgggggcttgGATCTcatgtgtagcctgggctggccttgaactcactctgtagccagtGTTGAACAGTGTTGAACTcattgtgatcttcctgcctcagcctcccaagtgctgagatacaGACATATACACTGCATCTGGCTGATTGAGTATTTTATTGTCATGGAAGGTGAAGAGGCCAAAGAATGACATCAGATAGTGGTGGCTGCTTTGGGATGTAGTTGTGTTGCTTTTAGGGACTGGCTGGCCAAACTTGACCTCACACTAAGTGGATCATGTTTCTTGTTAGAATGTAGACCGTCAAGAAGTCAGACTGAGTCAAGCAAGGTAGTACACGtcgtaatcccagctcttgagtGGTGGAGGAGAATCAGGAGCTGAAGACCAGCCCCTGCTACACgacaagtttaaggccaacctgagctacatgagaccctatctcaaaaaaattggaaacaaagaagaaagtatgttttaaaaaagacAGACAAGGCAGTgcacaactttaattccagcacctatacttaggaggcagaggcagatggacctccgtgtgttccaggaaagccagggttacatagagaggCCGTGTCTCAAAAGAGACAGGTTGTGAATAAGTAAAAATGtatatcttcttttttatttaacagGAAAGCATGCTTAAAACTAATGAAATACCTTTTGGAACGGTTGAAACAAGAATTTCAAGAACTAGATGCATTCTGTTCTTATCATGTGAAAACGGCCATGCTTCACATGTGGACCCAGAACCCACAGGACAGTCAGTGGGAATTCACAAATCTAAGTTTCTGCTTTGATAAGTTTTTGATGTTTTTCATTGAGTGTCTCAGGACAGAGAAACTGGACCATTATTTTATTCCAAAGTTCAATCTGTTCTCTCGAGAACTAATTGACAAAAAGAGTAAAGAATTTCTGTTAAAGAAAATTGAGTATGAAAGAAACAATAGATTTCCAATTTTTGACAAGTTTTGAAATTACATATGTGTATTATAATTTGTGCATGTGTTATGTGTTCCTAGGCCAGAGGGTTGGTGCCAGATGTCTTTCTCAATCACacttcactttgtgtgtgtgtggggggggggcgggggtcaAGACAAGGTTTATTTGTATAgtcctggatgtcttggaactccctttgtagaccaggctggtctcgaactatccaccttcctctgccttcagagtgctgggattaaaggcatgtgctaccactacccaacacactttatttttttgagacaggatctgccTCTGAACCAGGAGCTCATGGAGGTGTCCACGTTGATTATCCAGTGAGTTCCcagggtccacctgtctctgccttcccagccctAGGATGACAGATGAACATCACCtatttacttttacatttttgtCCTCATGCATGCAAAGCAGATACTGTAGTGACTAAACCATGAGCCCAGCCTGAAATTGTCTTTTGAAATGAAATTGGGTTAAAGTGACTTAAGTCcactgtggtggtgcatgcctgtagttccagcacttcagaagtggaggcagaagaagaaTTCAATGTGATTCTTGGCTCTATTTCTAGTtcgaggatagcctgggctatatgaaaccTGCTTAAAACAAAGTacaaaggagctggagagatggctcagtggttaagagcacttactgatcTTTCAGAGAACTTGGGTTGGTTTCTGGCACCCAATGATAGGGCACAACTGTAACCCCAGTTGAGGGAATCTAGTATGATCACTATAGGATCCTGCTTGCGCACATTCAGACAAAAATTTTTAAGAGCCCCCAAAGAAAATGAAACTATAAGCCCATAATATGTCAAGTGTGTTGATCTTTATAATTCTggcacttgagaagctgaggtaTGAAGGTTGCCAtgaatgcaaggccagcctgggctacaaaatatgatcttgtctcaaaaccaaaagccAACAACAGTCACCATGAGTCACTGTGAGGTTTGGCCTGCTCACCCATCCTGACTCAGAATGGTAcgcattcttttttctttaggatGCTGGTCAGAACCTAAGGAGTCTTTTCTGCATGTTGTACCTCCTTACTCTTTGTCTTGAAGTTCCCCTCAACCCTGTGACACATACACTATATGGCTTTTTGTCTATCATGTGGCTGATGTCCTCTATGAATGCAAAACATAAGGCCCCAAAATGTgatttttaattcaaattttcaCAGCAGTCACTAAAATATAATCATTTTGTACTATTTCTTATAATTCAAATATAAAGGTTATAATAAAATGAATGTCTTTCCCCAAATAAATCATAAGTACTTAGTGAATATCACTTCTCACCTTGGATAAGTCTGCAGAAGGTTGTGGATAGACCATATTAAAAATGGTTTAGACTTTGTCCAAACACAAGACGTACACATGGAAGCCGTGCCTGCCCGTGTCCCAGGGTAGGAAAGGAAAAGGACAATTAGCTCTGCATCTTGACTTCAGGTGCTTTCTCACGTATGGGAAAGCCcgtaatgtattttttatttattttattttatatgtttttacaAAAGCAATGGTACCTGATGGGGGAATGGGTGTGGACAGAGAATGACTCTCTTCTGCATTCAAGCAGCATCCCCAGTGACAACTGATGCTCTTGAACTTTTTCCGAGTACTTTGTATTGCTGTGGAAGCTTCTTTCTCGTTCTGTACTTGTTAGTTCCCTGTGTAACAATGTCTATCACTGGTTTGTCTTCACTTTTTTGGTAtctttaaataagtaaaatttaaaagtattaatGTAGTTGAATTTATCAGTCAGAGTTTGTGCCTTGTACTTAACATCCACTGAGTTTGAGCATCACAGAAAAGGTGTCAACATGGAGAGGAAAGGTTTGAGGACAATTAACAAGTAGAATGCCAGACTAACAATAAATCCAGGCTCTGCTTAACACCTTCAGATATGTCCCCCTCTCCCCGGTGgtacacaaagccctggattcaattcccatgtaaataaagtcaaaagaaaattataggccTTGAAATTCAGATCCTCTTTCCCCAGCCTCATCAGTATTTGGGATTATATTCATAAACTGCCAGACAGGACTTGCATTGCTCAAGTTCAACTCATGCTTCGATTTTCGACAAGTGCTTACTGTTCTGATGGCTTTTAAAAAGACTTTACAGAACAACTTTATTGATATACAGTACACTCAACACAGTTTATCCATTTGAAGTGTACAGTTCAATGATGACCCTAGTTCCTCTgcaacagccagtgttcttaattgtTGAGTCATCCTTTCCATTCCTAACAAGAACTCTTGATGACAAAGCCAACTTCTCAGCCCCAAAGTATTGCCAGTTCAATGTCCTAGTTCAATGTCCCAGGccggcttcgaactcacagagatctgcctgtctctgcttcccaagtgctggaattaaaggtatgtgccacctcacccgtttattttatttaatgatttatttatttgtaacagtattctgcctgcacaccagaagaggacatcaaattacattacagatggttgtgagctactatgtagttgctgggaaccgaactcaggacctctggaggagcagacagtgctcttaaatgctgagccatctctccaggctgctTGTTTTTAAGGAAGGTTGATCGAGTAGTTACTGGAGCTCTGAGTGTTCTCACATCATCTCAGTACTTGAGTACGTGTTCTAGAAGACAAAATTAGAGAAGCTACCCAGTGCCTGGATTGTAAAGAACAGTTGTCATGCTCAGAGAAGCAGGTCACTGTCCCTGTATTCAGCTTTTTATGATTATATACAGTAAGACCACTTACCTGCAGTTTTTCTTTGCATGATCTGTTACAGTCAACTGGGGTCCAAAACATAAGTGGAAaacttgaaataataaaaatatgtatgtttaaAGTTATGTTTTTCTGAGTGACATGCTGGAATCTGGTACCATCATACTTGACTACCACAGTATCCTGCTCAAACCTTACTAGGGCAGGCATCACTCCTTTGTTCACTATATCCATGCTGTATTTGCTACCTTCCCATTACTTACATAATAGCATCCTTAAAATTGTTTTAGATTCCTTGTGTACTGATGTTTTGCCTTAATGTTTGTATGCACACCACACGCATGCCTGTCGAGGCCATAAGAGGCTGTCAagttccctggaactgggattataggtggtTGAGCTGCCATGtcagggctgggaactgaacctgagttctGCAAGAGCAAGAACTGCTCTAAACTGCtgcgccatctctctagctcctacaCTTGCACAATTAGTCATCAAATTATATCACTGCAGTTCTTGTGTTGTTAAGCCCTATGTTACTTAATAATGGTTCCAAAATGCAATAGTATGAACATGAGCAATTTGCTTATGTCAAAGAGAAAGGTAGCAATGCTTTTAAGAAAGTAAAatggcctagagagatggctggtggggaagagcactagctgctcttccagaggactctggttcagttcttagcacacACAATggtctgtctctctagctctaggtgtacttcttttcttttgcagTGCTGGCGATTGAACCCTTggtcttgcacatgctaggcaagcggcCTACTACTCAGCTACATCCTCAGCTTcacattgtcttaaaaaaatactaTAGATAAAACCatctttcttaaagatttatttattatgtatacaatgttctgcctgtagcagagggcaccagatctcattatggatggttatgtgcttgctgggaattgaactcaggacctctggaagagcagccagtgctcttaacctctgagccatccttctAGCTCCTAGATAAAACCTTTTAGCACTACAACTTAGCACTACAAATatccatgaaaaaaatttcaacaaggTTAAAAActattgatttttattaaagaaagtaTAAAACATTAAATTCTACATTTCAAAACACTATTATTTTAAGAATCAGTCAAGTCTCTTCATATTGATGCACGTTTCAACAATTCCACTTTGAATAAAATCTTGAATCCTAAAAAGTAAGTGGGGAAAAAAGTTACTATTTACAAAATTATTAGTTTTGTATCTTGATTCTTGGTGGCCCTTGctatactggaactcactctgtagaccagactgaccttgaaccaggatatccacctgcctctgcctcccaagtgcttaaaGGCATTGCCCAGCTCaaaattcttgtttttaaaaggGTGATTCGATTACATAATATAAAATCACTCTCAACCATTTTCAGCTGTGCAGTTCGGTGGTGGTAACAACATTCACTGTGCAATTTCTATAGCTTTCAACTTACAAAACTCCAAA includes:
- the Cgas gene encoding cyclic GMP-AMP synthase, whose product is MEGSRRRTTAPRARPAATRPTREAGGTAAALPDAGSHGPPRGARSRRGELDGAPAETPRARAAPRRAPARPRDTQPPATDGARAAERPAVPEPQPPADPEAPAVARRPSSRRGGRSTARQPRAPRRSRRERDQLMDVLHALRLRRQETCVSANTVNTVVTRLLRGLGNRESEFEGVEQLNTGSYYEHVKISAPNEFDVMFKLEVPRIQLQEYYDSGAFYLVKFKRIPRGNPFGHFLEGEILSATKMLSKFRKIIKEEVKEIKDIDVTVEEEKPGSPAVTLLIRNPEEISVDIILALESKGSWPESTREGLPIQSWLGTKVRTNLRRDPFYLVPKNAKHGKGFQGQTWRLSFSHTEKYILNNHGTEKKCCESGGVKCCRKACLKLMKYLLERLKQEFQELDAFCSYHVKTAMLHMWTQNPQDSQWEFTNLSFCFDKFLMFFIECLRTEKLDHYFIPKFNLFSRELIDKKSKEFLLKKIEYERNNRFPIFDKF